The following proteins are encoded in a genomic region of Gimesia algae:
- a CDS encoding HEAT repeat domain-containing protein, with protein sequence MIAELIYQSQTACYAKHRRKAIHKLGDHFNCECNPEIMCAFIYALNDADERVRAKAADEIGDQLRKHCCGCSPELTAALTCALGDCDKKVVREATQALELCGYEVVEGCCDTPCCHTNGCAPAGCSPSAAPAAPAPASDPKAYFPSRLQNQKQTRRLSGNSLSNLFGLID encoded by the coding sequence GTGATTGCAGAATTGATCTACCAGTCACAGACTGCCTGCTACGCTAAACACCGTCGCAAAGCAATCCACAAACTGGGTGATCACTTCAACTGCGAATGCAATCCTGAGATCATGTGTGCTTTCATCTACGCTCTGAACGACGCTGACGAACGTGTTCGTGCCAAAGCTGCTGATGAAATCGGCGACCAGCTTCGCAAGCACTGCTGTGGATGCTCTCCTGAGCTGACAGCTGCTCTGACTTGTGCTCTGGGCGATTGCGACAAGAAGGTTGTTCGTGAAGCAACTCAGGCTCTGGAATTGTGTGGATACGAAGTTGTTGAAGGCTGCTGTGACACACCTTGCTGTCACACAAATGGATGTGCTCCCGCTGGATGCTCACCATCAGCAGCTCCTGCTGCTCCTGCTCCTGCTTCTGATCCTAAAGCTTACTTCCCCAGCCGTCTGCAGAACCAGAAGCAGACACGTCGTCTGAGTGGAAACAGCCTGTCAAACCTGTTCGGACTGATTGACTAG
- a CDS encoding QcrA and Rieske domain-containing protein, whose translation MRRRKFLKHCTSILGSLYATILAVPALGFLFSTLKRGKQTEKPYRLARLNDLEPGVPQRFTIIDQRVDAWTKYPSGPIGSVWLSKSQDGAVTAFSSTCPHLGCVVDYVAGDEEYFCPCHAATFQTDGAMVSGPQPRGMDELKTTIETIRGDQWVMVEYQKFETGIAEKVPIG comes from the coding sequence ATGCGACGTCGAAAATTTCTCAAACACTGCACGAGTATTCTGGGGTCCCTTTACGCCACAATCCTCGCAGTACCTGCTTTGGGCTTTTTGTTTTCGACTCTCAAAAGAGGCAAGCAAACAGAAAAACCATACCGCCTGGCGCGCCTGAATGACCTGGAACCTGGTGTTCCACAGCGATTTACAATCATAGATCAGCGGGTTGATGCCTGGACCAAATATCCTTCCGGACCGATCGGTTCAGTCTGGCTCAGTAAATCGCAGGACGGGGCAGTCACCGCGTTCTCATCCACCTGTCCCCACCTGGGCTGCGTGGTTGATTATGTCGCCGGTGACGAAGAATACTTTTGCCCCTGTCATGCAGCTACCTTCCAGACAGATGGCGCAATGGTCAGTGGCCCACAGCCGCGGGGAATGGATGAGTTAAAGACAACCATCGAAACCATCCGGGGAGACCAGTGGGTCATGGTAGAATACCAGAAGTTTGAAACCGGCATCGCTGAAAAAGTTCCCATCGGTTAA